From the genome of Excalfactoria chinensis isolate bCotChi1 chromosome 14, bCotChi1.hap2, whole genome shotgun sequence, one region includes:
- the CYP2W1 gene encoding cytochrome P450 2W1, producing the protein MAALVPLLTCGLCAALLITALLCVVKGFKRSALNLPPGPFPLPIIGNLHLLDIRRQDRSLMKISEKYGPVFTVQLGMQQTVVLSGYEAVKDALLNTADVFADRPAIPIFHHIQHGNGVFFSSQELWKTTRRFTVAAMRDLGMGKRLAEERMLEELRFLTELIKSFQGGPFRLRLLNAAPTNITFAILFGRRFDYGDPTFVTLLRLIDEVMLLLGSPFLHLFNFYPFLGFLLKPHKLILKKVEEVCVILKKHIQESKANINGNNLTSYIDALVFKQEEDNKSNTLFHDANVLASALDLLMAGTETTSTTLQWAVLLMMKYPEIQKKVHAEIERVLGPDCLPTFEDRKNMPFTNAVIHEVQRFVTLLPHVPRCTSADTHFKGYFIPKGTTVIPLLSSVLLDKTQWETPDEFNPNHFLDADGNFVKKKAFLPFSTGRRSCIGESLATVELFIFFTGLIQKFTFKPPPGVKESELNMKAEAGFTMRPYPQCACAVLRREPEPHRAEQPK; encoded by the exons ATGGCTGCCCTCGTGCCTCTGCTCACCTGTGGGCTCTGTGCTGCGCTTCTCATCACCGCACTCCTCTGTGTTGTAAAAGGTTTTAAACGATCAGCTTTAAATTTACCTCCGGGTCCGTTTCCTCTCCCCATCATCGGCAACCTGCACCTGCTGGACATCAGGAGGCAGGACAGGTCTCTGATGAAG ATTTCAGAGAAATACGGGCCCGTGTTCACTGTCCAGCTGGGGATGCAGCAGACAGTGGTGCTGAGTGGCTACGAGGCAGTGAAGGATGCGCTTCTGAACACGGCGGATGTGTTTGCGGACAGACCTGCTATCCCCATCTTCCATCACATCCAGCATGGAAATG GTGTGTTCTTCTCTTCCCAAGAGCTCTGGAAGACAACACGGAGATTCACTGTGGCAGCTATGCGGGATCTGGGCATGGGGAAGCGGCTTGCAGAAGAAAGGATGCTCGAGGAGCTTCGGTTTCTCACTGAGCTGATCAAATCCTTCCAAG GTGGGCCATTCCGACTTCGGCTTTTGAATGCGGCTCCCACCAACATCACCTTTGCCATCCTCTTTGGGAGAAGGTTTGACTACGGAGACCCAACGTTTGTCACTCTGCTACGACTCATCGATGAAGTTATGCTCCTTCTTGGCTCCCCATTCCTGCAT ctatttAATTTCTACCCGTTCCTTGGATTTCTTCTTAAACCTCACAAGCTGATCCTGAAGAAAGTGGAAGAGGTTTGTGTGATCCTAAAGAAACATATCCAGGAGAGCAAAGCAAATATTAATGGAAACAACCTGACGAGCTACATTGACGCACTGGTCTTCAAACAAGAG GAGGATAATAAAAGCAATACCCTTTTTCATGATGCAAATGTGTTGGCCTCTGCACTTGACTTGCTCATGGCTGGCACTGAAACAACATCCACCACCCTGCAGTGGGCCGTCCTGCTGATGATGAAGTACCCTGAGATTCAAA AAAAGGTGCATGCAGAGATTGAGCGCGTTCTTGGCCCTGACTGCCTGCCTACCTTTGAGGACAGGAAAAACATGCCCTTCACCAACGCAGTCATCCATGAGGTGCAGAGATTTGTCACCCTTCTGCCACACGTTCCGCGGTGCACCTCTGCTGACACTCACTTTAAAGGCTATTTCATACCTAAG GGAACAACAGTGATTCCTCTGCTCTCCTCGGTGCTGTTGGATAAAACACAGTGGGAGACGCCGGATGAATTCAACCCCAATCACTTCCTTGATGCAGATGGAAACTTCgtaaagaagaaagcattccTGCCCTTCTCCACAG GGCGGAGAAGCTGCATTGGAGAAAGCCTTGCCACGGTGGAGCTCTTCATCTTCTTCACGGGCTTGATCCAGAAGTTCACCTTTAAGCCTCCACCCGGGGTGAAGGAATCAGAGCTGAATATGAAAGCAGAGGCTGGGTTCACCATGAGGCCATACCCACAGTGTGCCTGCGCTGTGCTGCGCCGTGAGCCTGAGCCTCATAGAGCAGAACAACCCAAGTAG
- the LOC140258516 gene encoding LOW QUALITY PROTEIN: cytochrome P450 2W1-like (The sequence of the model RefSeq protein was modified relative to this genomic sequence to represent the inferred CDS: substituted 1 base at 1 genomic stop codon), whose amino-acid sequence MGLLGAAVLLAVLYFSTGSKNAAFKLPPGPTPLPIIGNLHLVDIRRQDKSLMKLAEEYGPVFTLHFGFQKVVVLTGYEVVREALVNYTEEFVDRPSIPIFDQIQNGNGVFFSIGDLWRTTRRFTVSSMRNLGMGKQMMEGKVCEELHFLIEKIKSFKGEPFSLRSFSIAPINITFLMLFGDRFDYKDPTFLTLLRLIDEVMVLLGSPYLNYFNFYPFLGFLFKTHKILLKKIEDVRVIIRQYMKASREDINENSVRSYTDALVFKQHEKNKKDSLFHDDNLIASILDLVMAGTETTATTLQWAILLMMKYPEIQKKVQEEIGRTVKAGSWATYEDRKNMPFTNAVIHEVQRFITLLPHVPRCTAVDTHFRGYFLPKGIIVIPSLTSVLLDKTQWETPHQFNPNHFLDAEGNFVKREAFLPFSIGRRNCIGESLAKMELFVFFVGLLQTFTFQPQPGVSEADLDLTVPETTFTLRPRPQATCAILHEXPGPAAGRPGRDTAKAHLSYAGVHHPIPTCHTVIFPSHCLRPLLPLHLPIGH is encoded by the exons ATGGGTCTGTtgggtgcagcagtgctgttagCTGTACTCTATTTTTCAACCGGCTCTAAAAATGCAGCGTTTAAATTGCCTCCTGGTCCAACTCCTCTTCCGATCATTGGTAACCTGCATTTGGTGGACATCAGAAGGCAAGATAAGTCACTAATGAAG CTTGCGGAAGAATACGGCCCGGTCTTCACTCTCCATTTTGGCTTCCAGAAAGTTGTGGTCCTGACTGGGTACGAAGTTGTGCGGGAGGCGCTTGTGAACTACACAGAGGAGTTTGTAGACAGACCATCCATCCCAATATTTGACCAAATTCAGAATGGAAACG GTGTGTTCTTCTCCATTGGCGATCTGTGGAGAACAACGCGCCGGTTCACCGTCTCCAGCATGCGCAACCTCGGCATGGGGAAGCAAATGATGGAAGGGAAAGTTTGTGAGGAGCTTCACTTCCTCATCGAGAAGATCAAATCCTTCAAAG GGGAACCTTTCAGCCTGAGGTCCTTCAGTATTGCTCCGATCAACATCACCTTCCTCATGCTCTTTGGAGACAGGTTTGACTACAAGGACCCAACATTTCTCACTCTCCTAAGACTCATAGATGAAGTTATGGTTCTTCTGGGATCTCCGTACTTGAAT TATTTCAATTTCTACCCATTCCTtggatttcttttcaaaacCCACAAGATTTTGCTTAAGAAAATAGAAGACGTGCGTGTCATTATAAGGCAGTACATGAAGGCAAGCAGGGAAGACATCAACGAGAACAGTGTGAGGAGCTACACTGACGCCTTGGTATTCAAGCAGCACGAG aaaaacaagaaagacagCCTGTTCCACGATGACAACTTAATAGCATCCATACTTGACCTGGTCATGGCGGGCACAGAGACCACGGCCACCACGCTGCAGTGGGCCATTCTGCTGATGATGAAGTACCCAGAGATCCAAA AAAAGGTGCAGGAGGAGATTGGAAGAACTGTCAAAGCTGGAAGCTGGGCCACATACGAGGACCGCAAGAACATGCCATTTACAAACGCGGTGATCCACGAAGTGCAGAGGTTCATCACCCTCCTGCCCCATGTTCCCCGCTGCACTGCTGTGGACACCCACTTCAGGGGATACTTCCTTCCCAAG GGGATAATTGTCATCCCATCGCtcacctcagtgctgctggataAGACGCAGTGGGAGACACCGCACCAGTTCAACCCCAACCACTTCCTCGACGCTGAAGGGAATTTTGTCAAGAGGGAGGCTTTCCTGCCCTTCTCCATAG GGCGAAGGAACTGCATCGGAGAAAGCCTCGCCAAGATGGAGCTGTTTGTCTTCTTCGTAGGGCTGCTGCAGACGTTCactttccaacctcagccagGAGTTTCAGAGGCTGACCTGGACCTGACCGTCCCCGAAACGACTTTTACATTAAGGCCTCGGCCTCAGGCGACCTGTGCCATCCTGCATGAGTAGCCAGGGCCTGCAGCGGGGCGGCCAGGCAGGGACACTGCCAAGGCCCATCTTAGCTATGCTGGGGTTCATCACCCTATCCCGACATGCCACACTGTCATCTTTCCCTCCCACTGCCTCCGTCCACTCCTACCCCTACATCTCCCCATAGGTCACTGA
- the LOC140258517 gene encoding cytochrome P450 2K1-like, whose product MVITSLLQCGAVSSLLYLAAGLAFLLYFTTNWKKRVHNLPPGPQPLPLIGNLNVVDLKKPFQSLTELSKLYGNVFTVHFGPRKVVVLAGYETIKDALLNHAEEFGERAEIPIFRKMTRGNGIAFSHGELWKTMRRFTLSTLRDFGMGRRTIEVRILEELNSLIKYFESFQGKPFDTKMILNNAVSNVICSILFGERFEYDDPAFLTLLKLLSENTKLLGSPMVLLYNFYPSLGFLFGASKTVLQNISELSAFLQKLFKEHQEEFNENDLTGFVDAFMMKQQQESEKPHSMFHNESLLFSTLDLFAAGTETTSTTMRWGLLLMMKYPEIQRKIQEEMNQVIEPGEMPKLEDRKKMPYTDAVIHEIQRFANIVPMGVSRSTPTDVNFQGYVIPKGTEIIPLLTSALNDELHWKTPHQFNPSHFLDADGNFVRREAFIPFSIGRRACVGEGLAKMELFLFFAGLLRKFVFQPPPGVNKADLDLTADVGFTLTPMPHLVCAVPCN is encoded by the exons ATGGTCATAACAAGCTTGCTGCAGTGTGGGGCCGTCAGCTCACTGCTCTatctggcagcagggctggcctTTCTCCTTTACTTCACCACCAACTGGAAGAAGAGAGTCCACAATTTGCCTCCTGGGCCACAGCCTCTTCCTCTGATCGGAAACTTGAATGTGGTGGACCTGAAAAAGCCATTCCAGTCACTGACAGAG CTCTCCAAGCTATATGGCAACGTCTTCACCGTGCATTTTGGACCCAGGAAAGTTGTGGTGCTGGCTGGCTATGAAACCATCAAGGATGCCCTTTTAAATCATGCTGAAGAATTCGGAGAGAGGGCAGAGATACCCATATTCAGGAAAATGACACGAGGAAACG GCATAGCATTCAGCCACGGAGAGTTATGGAAAACTATGAGAAGATTTACCTTGTCCACACTGCGAGATTTCGGAATGGGAAGGAGAACGATTGAGGTCCGAATCCTTGAGGAACTAAATTctctaattaaatattttgaatctTTTCAAG GGAAACCATTTGACACGAAGATGATCCTCAACAATGCTGTATCCAACGTCATCTGCTCTATACTGTTTGGAGAGAGGTTTGAATACGATGATCCAGCATTTCTCACTTTGCTGAAGCTGTTAAGTGAGAATACCAAGCTTCTGGGCTCTCCAATGGTGCTG TTATATAATTTCTACCCATCCCTTGGATTTCTCTTTGGAGCTTCCAAGACCGTGCTACAAAACATCAGCGAGCTGAGTGCCTTCCTCCAGAAACTTTTCAAAGAGCACCAAGAAGAATTTAATGAGAACGACCTAACAGGCTTCGTTGATGCCTTCATGATGAAGCAACAACAG gagTCAGAGAAACCCCACAGTATGTTCCACAATGAAAGCCTGCTGTTTTCAACCCTGGATCTCTTTGCTGCTGGGACTGAGACTACTTCTACAACCATGCGCTGGGGTCTCCTTCTGATGATGAAATACCCAGAAATTCAGA GAAAaattcaggaagaaatgaaCCAGGTCATTGAACCAGGGGAGATGCCGAAGCTGGAGGACCGGAAGAAGATGCCTTACACAGATGCGGTGATACACGAAATACAAAGGTTTGCCAATATTGTCCCAATGGGTGTGTCACGATCAACACCTACTGATGTGAACTTCCAAGGTTACGTGATTCCTAAG GGTACAGAGATTATACCGCTGCTGACCTCTGCTCTGAATGACGAGCTGCACTGGAAAACCCCGCATCAGTTCAACCCTTCCCACTTCCTGGATGCTGACGGGAACTTTGTTAGGAGAGAGGCATTTATTCCATTCTCCATAG GACGAAGGGCTTGTGTTGGAGAAGGCCTGGCCAAAATGGAGCTGTTCCTCTTCTTCGCAGGCTTGCTCCGCAAATTTGTTTTCCAGCCCCCTCCAGGGGTGAACAAAGCAGACCTAGATCTCACTGCTGACGTCGGCTTCACCCTGACCCCCATGCCTCACCTGGTctgtgctgtgccctgcaaCTGA
- the COX19 gene encoding cytochrome c oxidase assembly protein COX19, with the protein MSTAMNFGAKSFKPRPPDKGAFPLDHFGECSAFKERFMQCLRDSGFESGLCRERAMAYLQCRMDRQLMANEPLEKLGFKDLIEEKSEAEAGKL; encoded by the exons ATGTCTACCGCTATGAACTTCGGCGCCAAGAGCTTCAAGCCGCGGCCGCCGGACAAGGGCGCCTTCCCGCTGGATCACTTCG GGGAGTGCAGCGCCTTCAAGGAGCGCTTCATGCAGTGCCTCCGTGACAGCGGCTTCGAGAGCGGCCTGTGCCGGGAGCGCGCCATGGCCTACCTGCAGTGCCGCATGGACAGGCAG CTGATGGCTAATGAACCGCTGGAAAAGCTGGGATTTAAGGATCTGATAGAGGAGAAGTCGGAAGCAGAAGCTGGGAAGCTGTGA